In Candidatus Methanomethylophilus alvi Mx1201, a genomic segment contains:
- a CDS encoding DUF2116 family Zn-ribbon domain-containing protein, whose amino-acid sequence MVDLPDHDHCRYCGCAVPFEQAYCSMECYENDQKRIRKEKVRDTAMAVTAVVGAAVILVAGYVF is encoded by the coding sequence ATGGTGGACCTTCCCGACCACGACCATTGCAGATACTGCGGATGTGCCGTCCCGTTCGAACAGGCATACTGCTCGATGGAGTGCTACGAGAACGACCAGAAGAGAATCAGGAAGGAGAAGGTCCGTGATACCGCCATGGCCGTCACCGCCGTCGTAGGTGCCGCCGTCATCCTCGTTGCAGGATATGTCTTCTGA